In the Gammaproteobacteria bacterium genome, one interval contains:
- a CDS encoding phosphoribosyltransferase family protein, whose amino-acid sequence MAMMSKKITELPTMRNCEHVFADRDDAGRVLAEMLESDIERDALVLGIPAGGVPVAAAIARQLNLPLDVAVVSKITLPWNTEAGYGAVAFDGTVRLNDELVLRQGLDAQLVEEGIETTKRKVIRRVKKLRGDRMFSEVAGRPLILVDDGLASGFTLRVAVEALQKQGANRIHVAVPTGHADSVREISQLVEAIYCANIREGWSFAVADAYQRWVDIEEDDIIDLLKATPADS is encoded by the coding sequence ATGGCAATGATGTCCAAAAAGATCACTGAGCTGCCGACCATGCGGAATTGTGAGCACGTGTTTGCCGATCGGGATGATGCAGGCCGGGTGCTTGCCGAGATGCTCGAATCAGACATCGAGCGCGACGCGCTTGTGCTCGGGATCCCCGCAGGGGGCGTCCCCGTGGCAGCCGCTATTGCACGACAACTCAACCTTCCCCTAGATGTTGCAGTGGTCAGCAAGATCACACTGCCCTGGAACACCGAGGCCGGGTACGGCGCAGTAGCGTTTGACGGCACCGTGCGCCTGAATGACGAACTGGTCCTGCGACAGGGCCTGGACGCACAGCTGGTCGAGGAAGGCATTGAGACGACCAAGCGGAAGGTTATACGCCGCGTGAAAAAACTCAGAGGCGATCGAATGTTTTCGGAGGTGGCTGGCCGACCGTTGATTCTGGTCGATGATGGCCTTGCCTCGGGATTTACCTTGCGAGTCGCCGTCGAGGCCCTGCAAAAACAAGGCGCCAATCGCATTCACGTGGCGGTGCCCACGGGCCATGCTGATTCAGTTCGAGAAATTAGCCAATTGGTTGAGGCGATCTACTGCGCCAATATTCGCGAAGGATGGAGCTTTGCTGTAGCAGATGCTTACCAACGGTGGGTTGATATCGAGGAAGATGACATCATCGACCTGCTTAAAGCCACGCCGGCCGATTCCTAA
- a CDS encoding RtcB family protein produces the protein MDTSRLQQVSEYAWRIEPHDAMRVPVVIYADDELICAMDDKVYEQAKNVATLPGITGACYVMPDAHWGYGFPIGGVAAFDAEEGGIVSAGGVGFDISCGVRTLRTGLRREYIEPHKKQLADALYSQIPVGVGSTGKIHLDEAGMDAMLYGGAQWAVEHGFGERKDLERIEEHGCARGALPSEVSHRAKKRQCNEMGTLGSGNHYLEVQEVHRVYDAEAAAAFGIEEGDVLVSIHCGSRGLGHQIGTEFLKSMVLTAGEYGIKLPDRELACAPIKSDVGHSYLGAMRAAINCALANRQIITHLTRDVFSEVLPAAKLELIYDVSHNICKLEDHIVDGQHRRLFVHRKGATRAFGPEHPELPKEYREVGQPVLIGGTMGTASHILAGNRESEALSFASACHGAGRSMSRRQARKTWRGRQVTDELAERGIIVRSPSQRGIAEEAPGAYKDVNAVVEAASWAGLARKVAEVRPLVCIKG, from the coding sequence GTGGACACTAGTCGACTTCAACAGGTTTCCGAATACGCATGGCGTATTGAACCGCATGATGCCATGCGTGTCCCCGTGGTCATTTATGCCGATGACGAGCTGATCTGTGCTATGGACGATAAGGTCTACGAGCAGGCGAAAAACGTCGCGACCTTGCCCGGGATTACGGGCGCGTGTTATGTCATGCCGGACGCACATTGGGGATACGGGTTCCCCATTGGAGGGGTTGCAGCGTTCGATGCAGAGGAGGGTGGGATCGTCTCTGCCGGGGGTGTGGGTTTTGACATCTCCTGCGGCGTTCGAACCCTGCGTACGGGCTTAAGGCGAGAATATATTGAGCCTCACAAGAAGCAACTAGCAGATGCTTTATACAGCCAGATCCCGGTGGGTGTCGGCAGTACGGGGAAAATACACCTGGACGAAGCGGGAATGGACGCAATGCTCTACGGCGGTGCACAGTGGGCGGTGGAACATGGATTTGGTGAGCGGAAAGATCTGGAGCGGATTGAGGAACACGGGTGTGCGCGCGGAGCACTGCCGAGTGAAGTCTCACATCGCGCAAAGAAGAGGCAGTGCAATGAGATGGGAACCCTCGGGTCGGGTAACCATTATCTTGAGGTGCAGGAGGTTCACCGAGTATACGATGCGGAAGCGGCAGCCGCATTTGGCATAGAAGAAGGCGATGTCCTAGTGAGCATCCACTGCGGCTCGAGAGGCTTAGGCCACCAGATAGGAACCGAGTTCCTGAAAAGCATGGTGCTAACCGCGGGCGAGTATGGGATCAAGCTGCCTGATCGTGAACTAGCCTGCGCCCCCATCAAGTCGGATGTTGGGCATAGCTACTTAGGTGCAATGCGTGCAGCGATCAACTGTGCCCTTGCGAACCGGCAGATCATCACCCATCTGACCCGGGATGTGTTCTCAGAGGTGCTGCCCGCTGCCAAACTGGAACTCATCTACGATGTCTCCCATAACATCTGTAAGTTGGAGGACCATATCGTCGATGGACAACACCGAAGGCTGTTTGTGCACCGCAAGGGTGCCACCCGTGCCTTCGGTCCTGAGCACCCTGAGTTACCGAAGGAGTACCGGGAAGTGGGGCAACCTGTGCTGATCGGGGGCACCATGGGGACTGCGTCCCATATCCTTGCCGGGAATAGGGAGAGTGAGGCGCTATCGTTCGCATCTGCATGTCACGGCGCCGGGCGCAGCATGAGCCGGCGACAGGCACGAAAAACATGGCGGGGCCGCCAAGTCACTGATGAATTGGCCGAACGAGGGATCATTGTTCGAAGTCCTTCTCAGCGTGGCATCGCCGAGGAGGCACCGGGCGCCTACAAGGACGTCAACGCGGTTGTTGAAGCAGCAAGCTGGGCCGGCCTTGCGCGCAAAGTGGCTGAGGTCAGGCCTTTGGTCTGTATCAAGGGTTAA
- a CDS encoding archease, protein MASVARSDNSAWWEHFSHVADIGIRGHGATLEAAFEQAAVALTAVICDPENVHPLEEVHIQCEAPDHEILLVDWLNALIYEMATRSLLFNRYDVQITGFTLSATAWGESVDRERHQPAVETKGATYTALRVAQQGNGTWIAQCVIDV, encoded by the coding sequence ATGGCTAGCGTTGCAAGATCGGACAATTCGGCCTGGTGGGAACATTTCTCCCACGTCGCTGATATAGGCATTCGAGGACATGGCGCGACGTTAGAAGCGGCCTTTGAGCAGGCCGCTGTTGCGTTGACCGCAGTTATCTGCGATCCGGAAAACGTTCACCCTCTTGAAGAGGTGCATATCCAGTGTGAGGCACCCGACCATGAGATCTTATTGGTGGATTGGCTGAATGCGCTTATCTACGAAATGGCGACGCGCAGCTTGCTTTTCAACCGCTATGACGTCCAGATTACAGGGTTTACCCTGAGTGCTACGGCATGGGGAGAAAGCGTGGATCGCGAGCGTCATCAGCCCGCGGTGGAAACGAAGGGTGCAACCTATACGGCGTTGCGCGTTGCCCAGCAGGGGAACGGCACGTGGATTGCTCAGTGTGTCATTGATGTCTGA
- the coq7 gene encoding 2-polyprenyl-3-methyl-6-methoxy-1,4-benzoquinone monooxygenase yields MVYRKLSAIDTFIVNVDRCVRTVFRSPVATGRAYPAEGLDDVIQSEADRRRAEGFMRVNHAGEVAAQALYQGQGMTARDPVVRETMHQSALEENDHLMWCERRIHELSGHTSYLNPIWYVGSFSIGALAGLFGDQWSLGFVAETERQVVRHLDGHLANLPHSDMKSRAIVRQMKEDEAHHATVAIESGAAPLPEPVKRLMTLSAKVMTEAAYWI; encoded by the coding sequence ATGGTTTATCGGAAGCTCTCTGCCATTGACACATTCATCGTCAATGTTGATCGGTGTGTGCGTACTGTGTTCCGAAGCCCTGTGGCTACGGGGCGAGCGTATCCTGCGGAGGGCCTTGACGACGTGATACAGAGCGAAGCGGACCGGCGGCGCGCCGAGGGGTTCATGCGGGTAAATCATGCTGGCGAGGTCGCTGCCCAGGCGCTTTACCAAGGCCAGGGGATGACAGCACGGGATCCGGTTGTGCGCGAGACGATGCACCAGTCCGCACTTGAAGAAAATGACCATCTCATGTGGTGTGAACGGCGCATTCATGAGCTCAGTGGGCACACAAGCTATTTGAACCCCATATGGTATGTGGGTTCTTTTTCGATCGGGGCGTTGGCCGGGCTATTTGGCGATCAATGGAGCCTTGGTTTTGTGGCGGAGACTGAACGCCAGGTAGTTCGCCATCTTGATGGGCATCTCGCTAACCTGCCACATTCGGACATGAAGAGTCGGGCTATTGTGCGGCAGATGAAGGAAGACGAAGCGCATCATGCCACCGTAGCCATTGAATCTGGCGCGGCCCCCTTACCTGAACCGGTCAAACGGTTGATGACGCTCTCTGCTAAGGTAATGACTGAAGCTGCTTATTGGATTTGA
- a CDS encoding (2Fe-2S) ferredoxin domain-containing protein — MPKPYYRHHIFFCINQRDGGEACCHNFDSFAMRQYAKQRVKELGIAGPGGVRVNTAGCLDRCAEGPVVVIYPEGVWYTWLNQEDVDEIIEEHLVNGRIVERLRI, encoded by the coding sequence ATGCCCAAACCATACTACCGCCACCACATCTTTTTCTGCATCAACCAGCGAGATGGCGGCGAGGCATGCTGCCACAATTTCGATTCATTCGCCATGCGACAATACGCCAAGCAGCGCGTCAAGGAACTCGGTATCGCGGGGCCTGGAGGCGTACGCGTGAACACCGCCGGATGCCTGGACCGTTGCGCCGAAGGGCCTGTCGTGGTGATCTACCCCGAAGGTGTCTGGTACACCTGGTTGAACCAAGAGGATGTCGATGAAATCATCGAGGAGCACCTCGTGAATGGCCGTATCGTGGAACGCCTGAGGATATGA
- the rplM gene encoding 50S ribosomal protein L13 — protein MKTFSAKPAEVTRDWYVVDATGKILGRLASEIARRLRGKHKPEFTPHVDTGDYIVVINAGKVRVTGNKATDKMYYTHSGYPGGLKAINFERLMAKTPERVIERAVKGMLPKGPLGRDMYRKLKVYAGPDHKHAAQQPKALEIG, from the coding sequence ATGAAGACCTTCAGTGCGAAGCCAGCGGAAGTAACACGTGACTGGTACGTGGTCGATGCGACCGGCAAGATACTCGGGCGGCTTGCAAGCGAGATTGCGAGACGCTTGCGCGGCAAGCACAAACCCGAATTTACCCCGCACGTTGACACCGGGGACTACATCGTCGTGATCAACGCCGGTAAAGTCCGGGTCACCGGTAACAAGGCCACCGACAAAATGTACTACACACACTCCGGCTATCCGGGTGGGCTCAAGGCAATCAACTTTGAGCGCCTCATGGCAAAGACACCTGAGCGTGTTATTGAAAGGGCCGTGAAGGGTATGTTGCCCAAGGGGCCACTTGGGCGCGACATGTATCGCAAGCTCAAAGTCTACGCCGGACCGGATCACAAACACGCTGCCCAGCAGCCCAAAGCGTTGGAAATCGGGTAA
- the rpsI gene encoding 30S ribosomal protein S9: MADETYQSTGRRKSSASRVFLKRGTGQIIINNRNLDDYFGRKTGPMIVRQPLESTGMMNQFDINATVRGGGTSGQAGAIRHGITRALIAYDETLRKPLRKAGFVTRDAREVERKKVGLHKARKRPQYSKR; this comes from the coding sequence ATGGCTGACGAGACCTATCAAAGCACCGGACGCCGCAAGAGTTCTGCATCCCGCGTGTTTCTAAAGCGCGGAACGGGCCAGATCATCATCAACAACCGTAACCTGGATGACTATTTCGGTCGCAAGACAGGCCCGATGATCGTGCGCCAGCCGCTGGAATCCACCGGCATGATGAATCAGTTCGACATAAATGCAACGGTTCGCGGTGGCGGCACATCCGGCCAGGCGGGCGCTATTCGCCACGGCATCACACGGGCTCTGATTGCCTACGATGAAACCCTGCGCAAGCCGCTACGCAAAGCGGGCTTCGTCACCCGCGATGCCCGCGAGGTAGAACGCAAAAAAGTTGGCTTGCATAAGGCCCGCAAGCGTCCACAGTACTCAAAGCGCTAA
- a CDS encoding helix-turn-helix domain-containing protein: protein MRGYTQLIQEERYQIYILIKAGHAQSEIAEMLAHHKSTISRELRRNHGLKGYRPKQARRLALSRRRDLFCRGGLWAVTSPVSTPLAPFSGMRSATPRKGVPSHGQIETP from the coding sequence ATGAGAGGCTACACACAGCTTATCCAGGAAGAACGATATCAAATTTACATTCTGATAAAAGCTGGCCATGCCCAAAGCGAGATCGCCGAGATGTTGGCGCATCACAAGTCGACCATCAGCCGTGAACTCCGGCGCAACCACGGCCTGAAGGGTTACCGGCCCAAACAAGCCCGTCGTCTGGCGCTGAGCCGCCGCCGGGACTTATTTTGCCGTGGCGGGCTGTGGGCCGTTACGAGTCCCGTTTCTACTCCACTGGCCCCGTTTTCGGGAATGCGATCCGCTACCCCGCGCAAGGGCGTGCCTAGCCACGGGCAAATAGAGACTCCTTAA
- a CDS encoding non-heme iron oxygenase ferredoxin subunit produces MSNFVPVAKVSDFDDQPAQCVEVAGKTIALFKLGDEFFAIDDTCTHEGGPLSEGIIAGDEIECPWHGAHFNIKSGKVTLAPAGADVRTYDVRLSEDVIEIEVIE; encoded by the coding sequence ATGTCAAATTTTGTCCCCGTAGCTAAAGTTTCCGATTTCGACGATCAACCGGCTCAATGCGTCGAGGTGGCGGGGAAGACGATAGCCCTGTTTAAGCTTGGTGACGAGTTCTTTGCCATTGATGACACGTGCACTCACGAAGGCGGGCCCCTTAGTGAGGGGATTATCGCCGGTGACGAGATCGAATGTCCGTGGCACGGTGCGCACTTCAACATCAAATCCGGGAAGGTTACTCTTGCTCCAGCCGGCGCGGATGTCAGGACCTATGATGTCCGTCTATCAGAGGACGTGATCGAAATCGAGGTAATCGAATAG